gtccccttagggtgctccatgtcaaccgcctgaaaccctactatgacagggctgatctcaccctgctcatggcaacagatgagggacaggaagaagacagtgatcctctacctgatctcttctcttccacagaacaagatgctgtggtggaaggtgtagttttggctgattgtcttactactgagcagaaagacaattgcataaacctcctagatcaattctctgaactcttctctactgtgccaggtaccacttcttggtgtgagcacactatagatactggagacagtttacctgtcaaaagtaagatctataggcagcctgaccatgtcagggactgcataaagcaagaggtccagaaaatgttagaactaggagtagttgagcactctgacagtccatgggcttctcctgtggtactggtaccaaaaccccattccaaagatggaaacaaggaaatgcggttttgtgtagactatagaggtctcaacttggtaaccaaaactgatgctcaccctatacccagggcagatgagctcatagatacactggcatctgccaagtatctaagcacttttgatttgactgcagggtattggcagatcaaattgtcagaagatgctaaacctaagactgcattttctaccattggaggccattaccagtttactgtaatgccttttggtttgaaaaatgcacctgccacttttcaaaggttggtgaacacagtcctgcaagggctggaagctttcagtgcagcatatttggacgatatagctgtctttagctccagctgggatgatcacctggtccacctatggaaagttttggaggccctgcaaaaggcaggcctcactatcaaggcttcaaagtgccagatagggcagggtaaggtggtttatctgggacaccttgttggtggggaacagattgcaccacttcaggggaaaatccaaacaattattgattgggttccccctaccactcagactcaggtgagagccttcctaggcctcactgggtattacaggaggttcattaagaactatggctccattgcagcccctcttaatgacctcacatccaagaaaatgcctaaaaaggtattatggacagcaaactgtcagaaagcttttgaggagctgaagcaggccatgtgctctgcacctgtcctgaaaagcccttgttactctaaaaaattctatgtccagactgatgcatctgaattaggagtaggggcagtcctatcacaactgaattctgagggccaggatcaacctgttgcttttattagtaggaggttgacccctagagaaaagcgttggtctgccattgagagggaggcctttgctgtggtctgggcactgaagaagttgaggccatacctgtttggcactcacttcattgttcagacagaccacaaacctctactttggctaaaacaaatgaaaggtgaaaatcctaaattgttaaggtggtccatatccctacagggaatggactatacagtggaacatagacctgggagtagccactccaatgcagatggactctccagatatttccacttagacaatgaagactcatcaggtcatggctagtcttattgtccttcgtttgggggggggggggggttgtgtaggaaagtaccatcttgcctggcatgttacccccatttttcactgtatatatgttgttttagttgtatgtgtcactgggaccctggtaacccagggcccctgtgctcataagtgtgcctgaatgtgttacctgtgtagtgactaactgtctcactgaggctctgctaatcagaacctcagtggttatgctctctcatttctttccaaattgtcactaacaggctagtgaccatttttaccaatttacattggcttactggaacacccttataattccctagtatatggtactgaggtacccaaggtattggggttccaggagatccctatgggctgcagcatttcttttgccacccatagggagctctgacaattcttacacaggcctgccactgcagcctgagtgaaataacgtccacgttatttcacagccattttacactgcacttaagtaacttataagtcacctatatgtctaacctttacctggtaaaggttaggtgcaaagttacttagtgtgaggggaccctggcactagccaaggtgcccccacattgttcagagccaattccctgaactttgtgagtgcggggacaccattacacgcgtgcactacatatgggtcactacctatatgtagcttcacaatggtaactccgaatatggccatgtaacatgtctatgatcatggaattgccccctctatgccatcctggcatagttggcacaatcccatgatcccagtggtctgtagcacagaccctggtactgccaaactgcccttcctggggtttcactgcagctgctgctgctgccaacccctcagacaggcatctgccctcctggggtccagccaggcctggcccaggatggcagaacaaagaacttcctctgagagagggtgtgacaccctctccctttggaaaatggtgtgaaggcaggggaggagtagcctccccaagcctctggaaatgctttgttgggcacagatgtgcccaattctgcataagccagtctacaccggttcaggggaccccttagccctgctctggcgcgaaactggacaaaggaaaggggagtgaccactcccctgacctgcacctcccctgggaggtgtccagagctcctccagtgtgctccagacctctgccatcttggaaacagaggtgctgctggcacactggactgctctgagtggccagtgccaccaggtgacgtcagagactccttctgataggctccttcaggtgttagtagcctataatctctcctaggtagccaaaccctcttttctggctatttagggtctctgtctctggggaaactttagataacgaatgcaagagctcatccgagttcctctgcatctctctcttcaccttctgccaaggaatcgactgctgaccgcgctggaagcctgcaaacctgcaacatagtagcaaagatgactactgcaactctgtaacgctgatcctgccgccttctcgactgttttcctgcttgtgcatgctgtgggggtagtctgcctcctctctgcaccagaagctccgaagaaatctcccgtgggtcgacggaatcttccccctgcaaccgcaggcaccaaaaagctgcattaccggtcccttgggtctcctctcagcacgacgagcgaggtccctcgaatccagcgactctgtccaagtgacccccacagtccagtgactcttcagtccaagtttggtggatgtaagtccttgcctcacctcgctgggctgcattgctgggaaccgcgacttttgcagctactccggcccctgtgcacttccggcagaaatcctttgtgcacagccaagcctgggtccacggcactctaacctgcattgcacgactttctaagttggtctccggcgacgtgggactcctttgtgtaacttcgggtgagcactgtttcacgcatcctcgtagtgcctgtttctggcacttctccgggtgctacctgctgctgagagggctccttgtcttgctcgacgtcccctctctctcctggtccaatttgcgacctcctggtccctccagggccacagcagcgtccaaaaacgctaaccgcacgatttgcagctatcaaggcttgttggcgttctttcggcgggaaaacacttctgcacgactctccacggcgagagggatccgtccaccaaaggggaagtctctagcccttttcgttcctgcagaaacctcagcttcttctgtccagtagaagcttctttgcatccacagctggcctttcctgggcatatgcccatctccgacttgcttgtgacttttggacttggtccccttgttccacaggtaccctagattggaaatccacagttgttgcattgttggtttgtgtctttcctgcattattcctctaacacgacttctttgtccttaggggaactttagtgcactttgcactcacttttcagggtcttggggagggttagttttctaactctcactattttctaatagtcccagcgaccctctacaaggtcacataggtttgggatccatttgtggttcgcattccacttttggagtatatggtttgtgttgcccctatccctatgtttccccattgcatcctattgtaactatacattgtttgcactgttttctaagactatactgcatatttttgctattgtgtatatatatatcttgtgtatatttcctatcctctcactgagggtacactctaagatactttggcatattgtcataaaaataaagtacctttatttttagtataactgtgtattgtgttttcttatgatattgtgcatatgacactaagtggtactgtagtatcttcacacgtctcctagttcagcctaagctgctctgctaagctaccattatctatcagcctaagctgctagacaccctatacactaataagggataactgggcctggtgcaaggtgcaagtaccccttggtactcactacaagccagtccagcctcctacaggtacagcTTGAGTTCTATGGCACAGGCATCAGACTGTCATAAGCTGCAAAGTGGATGAAATAACAGATGGTCTGGAATGAAACCCTGAGCATTCACCAGCGGTTGAAATTAAGTCAAACATTCCTTCTATCAGTTTGTTTCAGTAGGTCCTAAAGGTATGCTCCGACTTgggtcccttgcccactgtgccacaggTCTCAAGCTATAGCTCACTCATGAGGTCTAAGTTGGCTGGAAGCAGTTAAAGGTTGTTTGGGGGGAtgggtgtgggaggggggtggCTTAGCACTTCAGACTAGACAGTTCCTTTTGGAGTAGAaaaaggactgatttgcatatggccgatcTCTCTCTAGAGTAGCATGGTGGAAAAGGGTGAAAAACCATGGTCTGAAATTCAGCTCAGAGTCTTCACCAGTGGCTGAAATTCCTCTAAGTATTCCTTCCATCACTATTTTTAAGGTTCATGTTCGCACCTTGATAACTTTGTCCTCTGACAATACCTAAATCATGCTGATGTTCAACAGCAAAAAAAGAAGCTTTGAGCTTGCCTCAACAAACTTCAAGATTGTTTGTGGTAGTTCTCTATTTAGATGAAAACAAACTTGCTGTACATCAATGCTAAGGAGAAAGAAATTCTATTGTTGAAAAGTCACAGTGATAACTGATCCACATACTTCTAGTTATAAGCATTGACACACAACATTTAAGAaagataagagactaagggccagattaagagtctggcggtctcaagaccaccactaGGGTGGCGATTGGACCGCCACTCGCGGTGGCAATCGGACTGCCGCGGCTGTGGCggcctgaccaccacattacaagtctggcggtgggactaccaaaagactgccatctccaccaggatctctgatcccgatgggctcacggcagtcttggttgtgatcagccagggtggcgctgaagacaacaccgccctgctgattataaccATGTTCTTCTTCAGccttttaatggtgatttaaccgccaagaaaaggccggcggagaacaagtgctgggggccacagggggcccctgcactgcccatgacattgtcACGGGCAGTGCACGTGCTCCCCTCCCCAGGACTGTAGTAATGCACActttctgctcagcagacagtgcacattcccagggtgctagggaggccccctgtgtgacggcattggacttggctccatgtgGAAAACTCCTAATGGGGCAGTGGTCTCCTCACCAAGTGTCTGGCAGTCGGGTTTTCCGACTGACAAACTCGTAATAACGCCCAAAGTGTCATTGAGATAAGGGGAGGTAAAACTGCCCCAGGGAACGAGGGTTAACATAAGGTTTCAGCATCAGTACACTGGGAACTCTGTCTtcccgtcttctgttcttctggattAGTGAATGCAAAATATGGTATGCAAAATTACTACTGAACATGGAATACTGGAAATCTGGCACAAACAACATTAGTGCCTGATCCAGGTATCACTGCGTCCCATCTGAATGAGGGCCTAAACAGCATCCTATACATAAAGCTTCTGCAAATTAAAGAGACATAAAAGACCTCCTGCTATTACTTGGTGAGCTGTGTCCCCCTGCTACAGACTGCCTCAGCCACACTATCCACCACTGTATACAGGCTTAATTATGCAAACAGTCTTCTTACGAGATTTCCACAATATCTAGGAAAAATCAGCAAAACAGAGGAAATGGAGCAGCTCATCTAGAGATAAGAAAGCAAATAACACTTTAGTCTGAAACAATTTCACTGCCTTCTGGTCCACAGGCAACTAACTGACTTCAAGACACTTATGGCAACCCAAAAACACATTGGTGGAAACTGACATATTTAAACTTTATGTCATAGCAAAAAGGCTCAGGCCCCtttaccatacctctttggtaatgCTCAACCTTGCAAAAGCAGAACCAGTGGCAGGGTTGTCAGTGGGAGCCGTGACCCAATGGAATTGGTTGCACTCTATATAAACCACAGTATCTACCGAAGTTAGTGCAAGATCAgattcttccctttcctttgttaCAACTCTCCTTCAATTAAGGAACCAGTACCATAGCATATAGTAACGCTAAGATTTTCCCCTTCCACTTCTGGAGGAGGGTTAGGAGGCACTGCTGGTATTTACGTACATTTTAGATCTAGATTTTGACAGCAGAGCTAGtggtaaaaatatacatataatggGTCTGGGTCCACCTCCTCgttggcttgagactttgtcaaaCAAGTCTTTCCTCATCCCAGTGGAGCATTAATCCCTCATCAAATGCGACTGGATTTTGAGTGTACTCTTTTGTCTGCACTTGAGTATTTTGCAAAGAAATGAGCAAGGGAGTAATTTACAGTTTTCGCCCTCTCTGGTCCTGCTGGTTGCATCTTGTGTGCCTCACTCTAATTAGCACATTAGTCCTacaactattggctttgcctatgctgtTATTTGAGAGCAAGTTAATTTTCTCCTTTTATCCAAAACAAATAGTGTTAGTTCATAAGTATAAAGTTTTAATTCCTTACCCATTCCCAACATTTTAAAATCTACTTTCATGCAGTTATGCTTGATGCATTTTTAAGTACTCATTCTGTGAAAGAAGTATTGCTCATTTAAATTAGGAGGTAGTTTAATATGTAATCTATTAATCACTATTCAAGATTCATGACAGAGTGGGGGCCGGAGAGGGAGAGAATAAGCAAAACAAGGTTGCTTGTATTTCACAACAATAACATCAAAAATACACCCATACTACATACACAACAAAAAGGGTATTGTCATCTTAGGGTTTTAATAAAGTGGATAAGCTCAACTATAAGGCTCAACCTACCAACAACGTCGGACCTAATTATTGTTTTTTGAGCAGTAAGAACTAACCCAGTTTCTGGGGGAAAACTCCACATCCACTCAAACCGTGTGTAACAGGAAAGCGTTTTGTGCTTGGTTCACAAATCCATTTAGTTTTTTCCTCGCGTAGTTTTTCATtaactgatttgatttttgaataAATGTATAGctacattaccaaatgcatgtttGGGCAAAACACTTGGGGGACACTGTTTTGttaaactgtgttttttgtgcATTGGGAGAAACACAAATTtcacacttgtccaaagaaaattcACCTCACCCAACAATTACCTTTGTCTCCACGCCTAGGCAGGGTCAATACCTTCTCATGGGTTGATAACTCCTAGAAGATGTGTAATGAGccattttttgtctttttccccAAAATACCTAAAACTGCTCACCACTGGATGTAATAGGCCTAAGATCCGAATTAGAATGCAACGTGTGGTCATGTGTATTGCATGCATTGACACTATGCCCGccaccttttgtactttggacaagttaagaaatagaaaatattttttttagtaatAATTATGATACACAATGTACATACCCAAGTGGCATCGAATTCTGATGTTTGTGGGACCATAGTGCTCTGTTATTACTGCTCCAGGGCTCAGCACTGATATACAAGCATTTCCAAAGACATTGTTCCCAATAAAGGTGCGAAGGCTGCCAAGTAAGCGGTACGTCCGTGGGCATTTCCGGCAGTTGCTGGGAATGCAGACTCCCTGATTCACGAAATAAAACGTGAACCACTCTCCTCTGGGGGTGCTGTTCATCTTCCATCCTTGCGGAAGGCTGCAGTTGGAGAACGACTTGTAGAGGGCCTCAAAGTCACTCAGAATGGTCTGGAAGTTCCGCTCCAGTAATTCCACGTCGTGCTTTTGTGCTTCCCGAGAAAAATATGGCGTTGTTGGTAAATCAGGCAAGAAGAAGACCTCCGGCTTCTGTATGGACGGCCGGCTGTTTAGGTACCGCCCTTGTTCTCGAATACCCTTGTGGATTCTGCCCATCCCCGACCAGGAGTACCTCTTGGCGTATTCCTGCAAATTGTGATAGAGTTTCTGGTTAAGTCCCTCATTGTGGGTACACCGTACACACTCAGGCGAATGGCAATAGGCATAGCCGTTCTGTAGCCCGTTCACATCGGAGCTCTGAATGATGGAATTCACAGTGACGTAAGTGCGTGGCTGCTCCCTCCCAATGTGATAACAGTACCACACAAACAACACCAAAAGGCAAGCGACAGTAGAAAGTGCAATGGTATCGCAGTCGCGAAAAGAGTGTATGCCTGTGGCGATCAGATCGCGAAGTCCGTCTAGTGACCAGCTCCACTCCATCAGCCAGTCTGCTGACATTTTGGGGCAGCTGTTGTTAGATGAGTACAAGGCAAAGCGATTAGTCTTCAGGTTTCTCAAAGGCACCCACACCATGCAGGTTAGTACGGATGAGTAGGCGGGTATTCGGAGCAGAAAAGCATGATTCTGCGTGTCGCTTTAAAAGATCTAAGCATTGCATTAGGAACGGGCAAGTCTTTTGTGTTCACATTTAAACCCCTCCGAGTGCATCTGACCATAGTGATTTCCGTGGGCTGCTTCCCTTTACGGCTCAGCAATGTGTCATCTGGATGGTCCCTGCTGCTTCCCCCTGGTTAGTCATTTCAAAGTGCAGCTGAGAGGCAGAATCTGCAACAAACAAGTCACACATAATTATATTTTTTCATCCCCTGActgaaaatgttcttttttctttgCTCTTACCGCGTCGGAAATAGAACATGCTTGGGGTGAAAACCAGTGAATAGTATTGGAAGAGCACAAAACAAAAGATAAAGGATTATAGGATTGACTATCACCGTTTGGAATACATTAGATATTTTTCCTTTTAATATTTGAACAGTTCCCCATATCTAGGACTTGTTACCAATATCCATCTCAATGTAAGCGATgtctttccctttttttaaattaaattacaaaataaatgaaatgaagaAATAAAGAATTTCTAATAACATACTTTTCCACCACAGCATACGGACAACTGGCAGTGCATTGTAAATCACGATATAATGTCAGATTACAAATTCATTACTTCATTGCCAGAGATACCAAACAGTGAGGTAAATGAAATTTGCTAAGCAAAGCCATGAACAGAAGGCGCTTTCACCAAACTACTTGGACCCAGAGAAGGGGGAGTGCTAACTGCGAGAAGCAGATAGAAACGGGTTCCCGAGCTTGGGGCAACTAGTGAAAAGGATTTGACCTGCACAGGGGCTTAAAGATAGGAACTGAAAAAGTGGGATTTCCGAGGAGTAAAGTGAGAAAAACAGAATTTAGATGTGGAAAGGACAAGACGTTAGGTGTAGGTAGACCATTAAGGTTAGAAATCAAAACTAGAGCGTGGAACGAAAAGGTAACAGTCAAAGTGAGAGCAGGTGGCAATAAATGAGAAGTGAGAATGTCTGTCCTAGCAAGAAAGAGTGAAGACATTCAAGAGTAGCTGATGGACATCAAAGACGGCTGAGAATTGTGCCACGAAGAGATGGAAGACACTGGTGTATGAATGACAAAATACATCAAAGGTATTCATATTATCAGCAAGGGAGTAAAGTCTAGAAGGGGACGAGGAAGTGTGTTAGCACCATGCCCTCCAGAACATCGTAAAGGAAAGGATTGGGAGGCAGTGTTAACAGCGTATATGGAGAACCAGAGAAAGACAGAGACAgaaggttgtatgacagaaccaagcatgcctttacaacgcctTCATAACAAAGAATGAGTCTTTAGcacgcatgcatttacaacgaAAATGTTTACATGCATAGGCCTTTACCACAGATGCATACATGTATAAGTATGTTtgtatgagtgtatatatatatatatatatatatatatatatatatatatatatatatatatatatatatatattcaatatgtggagtaattagctgtgcctttggccgtgcgcagcagaggttggccacagggcgtgACCTGAGACCAAGCCTTTATAACTACCCAAACTTACGTGGCTGGGGttgtataaccacccaaccccacgccacgcaCCACCTTTGGCAGGGATTTGCCACACTGTCTTTCTCTgtgagtggatcagtgagtgggtgcgtaagtgtctgagtgggtctgaaagtgggtgtgtgaatctatgagtgggtgtgtgagtgggcgcgtgagtctctgagtgcatctatgactgaatgaatgagtgtatgaataagtgtgaattttttgcatttttttggctTATTCGCGTATTCATCGCAACCAATATTCGCAAATTCGTCAAAACATTACACAAGGGGCCTGCGCTGACCATCGCAATGTATTTGCGAATATCACgcatcgtaaaaaaaaaaaaaagggggttgggagcacactgcctcacatcccagcactctgtttgccccaatgcatcttggtaaacgCAGTGCATAGTAACATTTGCTTCAGTGACACTCTTTAGTTTTTCACCCTtattggtgcagccagtgctggctatctctagacacatgtttcaggACAGTTATCCTTCTTCAGTAGAGAGCAACACATTCTCTGGCGGTGCTAGAAATGCTGCCCAAAGTCTCCTCGggtctctgtaccactcactgggcgCAGGTGCATcagccagagcttgtcagctcaatagCTCATTTACCAAGTTGCAAagaggcgaactgtgctgggatgtaaggcagtgtgctcccaacctccCTTCgcattaaaaggctcccttgagccagcaagctgatgagctttaaagatgcacctctgtgcctgtgagtggtactgctacccgagaggactttggcagcatttccagcaaccccagatgaattttagttactctctactacttctgctctccaCTACtgaaggactaaacccagaaacacatgtctagagatatacagtaaTGCCTGCACCAACTTGGGGGGAAAACCTTGGTTATTTTTTAAGTAAGCACtaattgtgaactgcatttaccaggatgcaaaggaacGAACTGTGCTTGGATGTGAGGCGGTGTGCTCCCAACCGCTATTCTGTATCAAAGGTTCCCTTGACCCAGCAATTTGACGAGCTtttgagatgcacctgtgtgccttgtgagtggtactgtgacctgagaggaatttggcagcatttccaacaactccagatgaattttctttgctcTCTTCTGCTCTTTACCAATGAATGGCTAAACCTAGAAATACATGTCTGGAGATATACAGTAATATCTGCACCAGCTTTGGTGAAGTACTACAGCTAATTCTGAACTGCATTTACAAGGATGCAaatgggtgaactgtgctgggatgtgaggcagtgtgctcccaaccctccttatgGGAAAATAAACGTTAAGGTCATAAATTGACCCACAAAGACTCCTATTTCACACCCCtggagtcagggtacctccaccctgaccccttatggcacttatttttattttctgcccGGGGACTGTGTCGCACAgcataaaatggcggccgcaaatttctgctcaggttgcggccagccaatcacagcattcccggTGGTGTGTGCATTCGCGACTAAGCTGTGATCACCTAAAAGTTTTTGCAAAGGAACCTCTgccttagatatacaaatgtattttccctttaatatttcaaaaactactgaacggatttacaccaaataaccaaaagcacaatctgcagacaaaaactaactttctgctaaatttggtgtaattccatccagaagttcaggctgta
The Pleurodeles waltl isolate 20211129_DDA chromosome 11, aPleWal1.hap1.20221129, whole genome shotgun sequence genome window above contains:
- the ASPHD2 gene encoding aspartate beta-hydroxylase domain-containing protein 2, encoding MVWVPLRNLKTNRFALYSSNNSCPKMSADWLMEWSWSLDGLRDLIATGIHSFRDCDTIALSTVACLLVLFVWYCYHIGREQPRTYVTVNSIIQSSDVNGLQNGYAYCHSPECVRCTHNEGLNQKLYHNLQEYAKRYSWSGMGRIHKGIREQGRYLNSRPSIQKPEVFFLPDLPTTPYFSREAQKHDVELLERNFQTILSDFEALYKSFSNCSLPQGWKMNSTPRGEWFTFYFVNQGVCIPSNCRKCPRTYRLLGSLRTFIGNNVFGNACISVLSPGAVITEHYGPTNIRIRCHLGLKTPSNCELVVGGEPQCWSEGRCLLFDDSFLHTAFHEGLAEEGPRVILMVDLWHPNVAAAERQALDFIFAPGR